In Labrus bergylta chromosome 1, fLabBer1.1, whole genome shotgun sequence, one genomic interval encodes:
- the zgc:92360 gene encoding arf-GAP with dual PH domain-containing protein 1, whose translation MSTNERATRALRDILRNPGNDVCADCGAAGPSWGSCSLGVFICLACSGIHRNIPNVSKVKSLSLAHWEDHEVQFMADNGNELMKSKYEAAVPVYYYKPTHKDCQVLREQWIRAKYERKEFTEPGKAFTYEDGIRDGLLMKRGRDNGQFLSRRFVLSVREGTLKYFTKYDAKEPKAVIKVASINATFQPEKIGNPNGMQITYLKDYSTRNIFVYHDNGKEIVDWLNSIRAVQLHYLKVAFPGATDAELVPKLTRNFLKEGYMEKTGPRQTEGFKKRWFTLDHRRLMYFKDQLDAFAKGEVFLGNKDHGYSVFPCLPAGTHCNGAWQHGITIETPDRSFLFTCETESDQQDWLKHFNDVLSAPMSPQDFTMEALFKHRH comes from the exons ATGTCGACAAACGAGAGAGCAACGCGAGCGCTGAGGGATATCCTACGAAACCCGGGAAATGACGTTTGTGCAGACTGTGGCGCTGCAG GTCCATCATGGGGCTCTTGTTCTCTGGGAGTCTTCATCTGCCTGGCCTGTTCGGGGATCCACCGCAACATCCCTAATGTAAGCAAGGTCAAGTCCCTGAGCCTGGCCCACTGGGAGGACCACGAGGTGCAG ttcATGGCTGACAACGGTAATGAGCTGATGAAGAGTAAATATGAGGCAGCTGTTCCAGTTTACTACTACAAACCAACACACAAAGACTGCCA GGTGCTGAGGGAGCAGTGGATCAGAGCAAAGTATGAAAGGAAGGAGTTCACTGAGCCTGGGAAGGCCTTTACATATGAGGACG GAATAAGAGACGGCTTGTTGATGAAGAGGGGGCGGGACAACGGGCAGTTCCTCAGCAGGCGATTTGTCCTCTCAGTGAGGGAGGGGACTCTGAAGTATTTCACCAAATATGAC GCTAAGGAGCCCAAAGCTGTTATCAAAGTGGCCTCCATCAATGCAACTTTCCAGCCTGAAAAGATCGGCAACCCCAATGGCATGCAGATCACCTACCTCAAAGACTACAGCACCCGCAACATCTTCGTCTACCATGACAACGGCAAG GAGATTGTAGACTGGCTGAATTCAATCCGTGCAGTTCAGCTTCACTATCTAAAAGTGGCTTTTCCTGGGGCGACGGATGCTGAG ctgGTACCCAAACTTACCCGGAATTTTCTGAAGGAAGGATACATGGAAAAGACCGGACCCAGG CAAACAGAAGGCTTCAAGAAACGTTGGTTCACCCTCGACCACAGACGGCTCATGTACTTCAAAGATCAACTG GATGCCTTTGCCAAAGGTGAGGTGTTTTTGGGGAATAAGGACCACGGTTACAGCGTCTTCCCTTGTCTTCCTGCTGGCACCCATTGCAATGGCGCCTGGCAACATGGTATCACAATAGAAACCCCTGACCGCAGCTTCCTCTTTACATGTGAAACGGAGAGTGACCAGCAGGATTGGCTGAAGCACTTCAATGATGTCTTGAGTGCACCAATGTCCCCCCAGGACTTCACAA TGGAAGCCCTGTTCAAGCACAGGCATTGA
- the uts2r4 gene encoding urotensin-2 receptor, which translates to MNCTPNATIDPQLGHVLSPGAGDAGTQDSSAGGGSSGGLWVTSLLGATLMVMCAMGVAGNTYTLIITRSAALRRTGSMYVYIINLALADLLYLSTIPFVVCTYFAHDWLFGEAGCRILLSLDLLTMHASVFILVAMSLERYRAVATPFSAHRSSSRNRKLVAGVIWGVAFVLTLPMMVMIHLREGKPTASGLIKRICFPTWTPEAFKAYITVLFLTSVLVPGLVIVGLYVGLARRYWAAQSSLGGSSRSARRRGLKQKVVSMIFCIVVAYWACFLPFWGWQLAKLFSLESLRSLSPAAHNYVNFFVTCLTYGNSCINPFLYTLLTRNYKDYLAQKSQSVGSSRADPGSAVTTPLHEL; encoded by the coding sequence ATGAACTGCACCCCTAATGCCACCATCGATCCACAGCTGGGACATGTCCTAAGCCCAGGTGCTGGAGATGCTGGGACCCAGGACAGTTCTGCTGGTGGTGGGAGCAGTGGAGGCCTTTGGGTTACCTCCCTTTTGGGTGCCACACTGATGGTCATGTGCGCCATGGGTGTAGCGGGCAACACTTACACACTCATTATTACTCGATCAGCCGCTTTACGACGCACAGGTTCCATGTATGTCTACATCATCAATTTGGCACTGGCAGACCTGCTCTACCTTTCCACCATCCCCTTCGTGGTCTGCACCTACTTCGCCCATGACTGGCTGTTCGGGGAGGCAGGTTGTCGTATCCTGCTGAGTCTCGACCTTCTCACAATGCACGCAAGCGTCTTCATTTTGGTTGCTATGAGTCTGGAACGCTACCGTGCGGTGGCTACACCCTTCAGTGCCCACAGGTCGTCCTCTCGCAATCGGAAGCTAGTTGCAGGGGTTATCTGGGGGGTAGCTTTCGTGCTAACGCTTcccatgatggtgatgatacaCCTCAGGGAGGGTAAACCAACTGCGTCTGGTTTGATTAAGAGGATCTGCTTCCCTACATGGACTCCTGAGGCCTTCAAGGCATATATCACTGTTCTATTTTTGACAAGTGTGTTGGTTCCTGGATTGGTCATTGTCGGGCTGTATGTGGGACTCGCTAGGCGCTACTGGGCGGCACAGTCTAGCTTAGGAGGAAGCAGCCGGTCGGCCAGGAGGAGAGGACTCAAACAAAAAGTTGTATCAATGATATTTTGCATTGTTGTGGCTTACTGGGCTTGTTTCTTGCCTTTCTGGGGATGGCAGCTAGCTAAACTATTCTCTCTAGAGTCTCTCAGATCTCTGTCTCCAGCAGCCCATAATTATGTGAATTTCTTTGTCACATGTCTCACCTATGGGAACAGCTGTATCAATCCATTTCTTTACACTCTACTAACCAGGAACTATAAAGATTACTTGGCTCAGAAAAGTCAGTCTGTGGGTTCAAGTAGAGCTGACCCAGGGTCAGCTGTGACTACACCACTGCATGAACTTTAG
- the lgals2b gene encoding lectin, galactoside-binding, soluble, 2b: MKVTDMTFKEGQEFKIRVKPSDDCNSFSINIGHDAENIGMHFNPRFDASGDTNTIVFNSKSGGDWGEECREGNFPFVRGEECKFHINLSMESFYIKLPDGSMLDFPNRLGDIKYKYFSIGGDARIVGIKIK; encoded by the exons ATG AAAGTCACTGACATGACATTCAAGGAGGGGCAGGAGTTCAAGATCCGTGTAAAGCCTTCCGATGACTGCAACTC CTTTTCCATCAACATCGGTCATGATGCTGAGAACATCGGCATGCACTTCAATCCCCGTTTTGATGCGAGCGGTGACACCAACACTATTGTCTTTAACTCCAAGTCCGGGGGAGACTGGGGTGAAGAATGCCGAGAGGGAAACTTCCCTTTTGTGCGTGGGGAGGAATGCaag TTTCACATCAACCTCAGCATGGAAAGTTTTTACATCAAGCTGCCTGACGGCTCCATGCTCGACTTCCCTAACCGTCTGGGTGACATCAAGTACAAGTACTTCAGTATCGGCGGTGATGCAAGAATCGTGGGCATCAAGATTAAGTAG